A region from the Tachyglossus aculeatus isolate mTacAcu1 chromosome 5, mTacAcu1.pri, whole genome shotgun sequence genome encodes:
- the ANK1 gene encoding ankyrin-1 isoform X7, with amino-acid sequence MWTFLTQLLIALVLLGFFLVSCQNVMHIVKGSLQFVLRHLHRELDKELGESEGLEDDEEAVSTRVVRRRVIVKENEIQAIPGEQVTEEQFTDEQGNIVTKKIIRKVVRQIDSYGDGDLQEHEEVRGSFLQPELIEGRKGAQIVKRASLKRGKQ; translated from the exons ATGTGGACCTTTCTAACCCAGCTGCTGATCGCGCTGGTCCTGCTGGGCTTCTTCCTGGTCAGCTGCCAGAACGTGATGCACATCGTCAAGGGCTCGTTGCAGTTTGTGCTTAGGCACTTGCACCGGGAGCTCGataaggagctgggggagagcgaGGGGCTAGAGGATGACGAGGAGGCAGTCTCCACCAGGGTGGTCCGGCGCCGGGTCATTGTGAAG GAGAATGAGATTCAGGCTATTCCAGGGGAACAAGTGACAGAGGAACAATTCACAGATGAACAAGGCAATATTGTTACTAAAAAG ATCATCAGGAAAGTGGTGCGGCAGATTGACTCTTATGGCGATGGCGACCTGCAGGAACACGAGGAG GTGAGAGGGAGCTTCCTGCAGCCGGAGCTGatcgaggggaggaagggggcacaGATAGTGAAACGAGCCAGCCTGAAAAGGGGCAAACAATGA
- the ANK1 gene encoding ankyrin-1 isoform X6 produces MWTFLTQLLIALVLLGFFLVSCQNVMHIVKGSLQFVLRHLHRELDKELGESEGLEDDEEAVSTRVVRRRVIVKENEIQAIPGEQVTEEQFTDEQGNIVTKKIIRKVVRQIDSYGDGDLQEHEEVIIEGPVQDPSELEVEIDQFMKYAKDHTSTPNH; encoded by the exons ATGTGGACCTTTCTAACCCAGCTGCTGATCGCGCTGGTCCTGCTGGGCTTCTTCCTGGTCAGCTGCCAGAACGTGATGCACATCGTCAAGGGCTCGTTGCAGTTTGTGCTTAGGCACTTGCACCGGGAGCTCGataaggagctgggggagagcgaGGGGCTAGAGGATGACGAGGAGGCAGTCTCCACCAGGGTGGTCCGGCGCCGGGTCATTGTGAAG GAGAATGAGATTCAGGCTATTCCAGGGGAACAAGTGACAGAGGAACAATTCACAGATGAACAAGGCAATATTGTTACTAAAAAG ATCATCAGGAAAGTGGTGCGGCAGATTGACTCTTATGGCGATGGCGACCTGCAGGAACACGAGGAGGTGATTATTGAGGGACCTGTGCAGGATCCCAGTGAGCTGGAAGTGGAAATTGATCAGTTTATGAAATATGCCAAG